From the genome of Streptomyces xanthophaeus:
CCACTACCCCTTCGTGCACGAGGAGGACCTGGCCGCCGTGGCCGCAACGGCCCTCCGCACCGCCGATCACGTGCACACGGTCCTGGAAGCGGTCGGGCCGCCGCTCGCCACCCGCGACCGCCTCGAAAGCATCGCCCGGGCCACCGGCCGCCCGATCACCGCCGTCGGCCTCACCCCGGAAGCCGGCCGCGACGCCTGGCGGGCCCAGGGCTGGCCCGACGACGGCATCGAGGTCACCCTTTTCGCCCTCCGCGAGTACGCCCTCCACCTCGACGAACTCACGCAGTGGACCCTCGACCAGCGCCCCACCCTCACCGATCTGACGGGTCGCCCTCCGCGCACCTTCGACGACTGGGCCGAGGAACACGTCCACCTCTTCCGCCGAGCCGGCGCCCCGAACGGAGGCCCCCGGCCCGGAGCGTGCCCGCGAGCGACGCGGACACGCCCCGGACCGGGGCCCGTTCAGTGACGGGCGGTTGCCTGCGGCTCCGCCGGCCGGGGCTCCGCAGCGTCGATCCGTGACCACGCCCAGGCGCCGGCGGCCGCCACGGCCGCGGTCAGGAGGAGTTCGCCCCAATAGGGCGGGCCCGCCAGCGCACGTACGAGGACCAGGACCAGCACGCCCAAGGCGGTGACGGCGGCCTTGGCCACCCACCGGAGCGCGGTGCTCATACGAGCCCGCTCAGGCAGCCGGTGACCCCGCCCGCCACCACACTGGTGGCGATCTTCTTTGCGGCGTCCTTGTTGACGCGTCCCACGATCAGGGCGGCGGCCCCGCCGATGCCGGCCTTGAGCAGACAGTCCTTGGCCCGCTGGTTCATCGGGCGGACCGACAGCAGCCGCTCGCAGGCCGCGGCGTCCTTCTTCTTGCCCAGATAGCAGTTCTTGATGTTGTTCTCCTGGATCACATCGACCGCGTGGGCGGCGGGTGCCGATACCAGGAAGGCAGCCGTGGCCATGACCAGGGCGAGACTTCTGTGCGTGGTACGCAAGGTGTTTCCCGTACTTCCTTGTTGCTGCCGGCCGTCCCGCGCAAGGCGTTCCGGGGTCTCCGGATGCGGATGCGCCTGGACGGACGGACTCGGACGGTGCTCGGTCCACGGGCTGCCGGCGTGGCCCGGGACGACACGATCTTCAGCCGGGCCCGGGGGCGGACGACACCCGCCGACCGGCTGGTTCGGCCCGCCACTGCGCGGGTTGCGCACCGGCCGCCCGGCCCGGTCGTCCCGCCGTACGGGCGGGCCCGCCGGTGCCGCTAGGGTGACACCTGCTTTCCCCGGTGCTGACCTGCGGAAAGGGCTGGGGCCGGCAGGCAACTACAGGTGGGAGACCGGTGCGGTGATCCGAGTGATGGTGGTCGACGACGAGGCTCTCGTCCGGTCCGGGCTCACGATGATCCTCAACGCCGCGGCGGACATCGAGGTGGTGGCGGCCACCGGCGGCGGGCAGGCCCTGACGGCGGTCGCCACGTACGCCCCCGACCTGGTGCTGCTCGACATACGCATGCCCGACGTCGACGGGCTGACCATCCTCGCGCGCCTGATGGAGCTGCCCGATCCGCCGGTGGTCGCCATGCTCACCACCTTCGACTCCGACCAGTACATCGCCAGCGCACTGCGTTCGGGTGCCTCCGGCTTCCTCGTCAAGGACACCGACCCGGACGAACTCGCCCACCTGGTCAGGTCCCTGGCGGCAGGCGGGGTGGCGCTCGCCCCGCAGGTCACCGCCACCGTGATCAGCGGATACCTCCACCACCAGGGCGAGCAGCGCGCCACCACCCACGCGGTCTCCCGGCTCAGCGCACGGGAACGGGACATCCTCGTGCTGCTGTCGCAGGGACTGTCGAACGCCGACATCGGGCGCCGTCTCCACCTGAGCATCGGCACC
Proteins encoded in this window:
- a CDS encoding response regulator, encoding MIRVMVVDDEALVRSGLTMILNAAADIEVVAATGGGQALTAVATYAPDLVLLDIRMPDVDGLTILARLMELPDPPVVAMLTTFDSDQYIASALRSGASGFLVKDTDPDELAHLVRSLAAGGVALAPQVTATVISGYLHHQGEQRATTHAVSRLSARERDILVLLSQGLSNADIGRRLHLSIGTVKDYVSAVLAKLDVSNRVQAALWAQRAGLLDGAHA